GCGCAGTGGGTACTTATGCAAACATCGATCCTTTTGTTGAAGCATATGTGTGTGAAAAGTTAGGCTTGCAGGCAGCTCCAATCTCTACACAGACATTGCAGCGTGACCGTCACGCAGATTATATGAGCACACTTGCATTAATCGCAACTTCAATTGAAAAATTCGCAACAGAGGTTCGCGGTCTTCAAAAGAGTGAAACACGCGAGGTTGAGGAATTCTTCGCAAAAGGTCAAAAAGGATCTTCTGCTATGCCTCACAAACGCAACCCGATCGGTTCTGAAAACATGACAGGTCTTGCAAGAGTCATCCGCGGCTATATGATGACAGCTTACGAAAATGTGCCGCTGTGGCATGAGCGCGACATCTCACACTCATCTGCAGAAAGGATTATTCTGCCGGATGCAACTATTGCTTTGAACTACATGCTGAACCGCTTCAGCAACATCGTGAAGAACTTGACGGTTTTCCCTGAAAACATGAAGCGCAACATGGACCGCACTCTTGGACTTATCTACTCACAGCGCGTTCTTCTTGCACTGATTGATTCAGGTATGACCCGCGAGCAGGCTTACGATATCGTGCAGCCAAAAGCAATGGAAGCATGGGAAAAACAAGTGCCATTCCGCAGCCTTGTAGAAGCGGATGGAACGATCACAGACCGTCTATCAAGTGAACTCATTGATGACTGCTTTGATTACAACTACCACTTAAAAGGTGTAGATACAATATTTGAACGCTTAGGTCTTTAAGCGGAATCTTAAAAAACAAAGAGGTAAATATATTATTTGCCTCTTTTTTAAGAAGCGAAGCAGGGTCTTGCACTTCGGTGTCCGGCTCCATCGCCCAGCTCCTCGGCCAGAATGGCTTCGCCAGTAAAGGCAAAAAAAGCGCCTTTACTGGCGGATCCTTATCTGTCATGCATGAGCTAACCGGGCGATTCCGCACTTCTAAAGTTCCCAATATTCTGTCGTTACTAGGAGGATTTTCATGACTATTCAAAAGTTGAACCTGCTTTATGAAGGCAAGGCGAAGCAAATTTACCGCACGAATGAAGATGCTGTTTTGCTGGTTTCATATAAAAACTCTGCAACAGCGTTTAATGGTGAGAAGAAAGCCGAAATCGAAGGAAAAGGCCGTTTAAATAATGAAATCTCGACGCTGCTGTTTGAAAAACTCGCCGAGAACGGCATTGAGAGTCATTTCATTAAAAGACTTTCCCAAACGGAGCAGCTTGTAAAAGAGGTTTCGATTGTGCCGCTTGAGGTCGTTGTCCGGAACATCATGGCAGGAAGTCTTTCAAAGCGACTTGGAATAGAGGAAGGAACACCGCTTAAAACTCCAATTGTAGAATTCTATTATAAAAATGATGATTTAGGTGATCCTCTGATTACAGAAGATCACATTGAACTCCTTGAAGCTGCAACGATAGAGCAGGTGCAGCAGCTGAAGGAAGCGGCTTTAAAAGTGAATCAAGTCTTGATCAGCCACTTTAAAAACTGCGGCATCCGTTTGGTCGACTTCAAATTGGAATTTGGTTTAACAAAGGATGGCACACTGCTTTTAGCGGATGAGATTTCGCCTGATACGTGCCGGTTATGGGATGAAAAAACGAATGAGAAGTTTGATAAAGATGTTTTCCGCCGTGATATCGGCAGCTTAACAGATGCATACTCAGAAATTTTAAATCGTTTAGGAGGAGAAACAGCATGTACAAAGTAAAGGTATTCGTTACACTCAGAGAAAGCGTTCTTGATCCACAGGGAAGCGCGGTACAGCACGCATTGCACAGCATGAACTACAAAGAGGTTAACGATGTTCGAATCGGAAAGTACATGGAGCTTACGATTGAAAAGACTGAGCGTGACCTGGACACGACGGTTCGTGAAATGTGCGAAAAGCTGCTTGCAAACACGGTCATTGAAGATTACCGCTATGAGGTGGAGGAGGTTGTCGCACAGTGAAATTCGCCGTCATCGTTTTTCCGGGATCAAACTGTGATATCGATATGTTCCACGCTATCAAGGATGAGCTTGGGGAAGAAGCAGAGTACGTTTGGCATGATGAAACAGATCTAAGCCGTTTTGACGGCATTCTTCTTCCGGGAGGATTTTCATACGGGGACTATCTTCGCTCTGGCGCCATCGCGCGTTTTGCAAATGTTATGAAGGAAGTTGTCAAAGCTGCTGAAGAAGGCAAGCCTGTTCTTGGTGTATGCAACGGGTTTCAAATTTTACTTGAAGCAGGCTTATTGCCGGGTGCAATGAAGCGCAATGAAAACTTGAAATTCATGTGCCGTCCGACAAATCTTATTGTTCAAAATGAGAAAACAATGTTCACTTCTGCCTATGAAAAAGAGCAGGTCATCTCTGTTCCGATCGCGCATGGTGAAGGAAACTACTATTGTGATGAGCTGACTTTAGAAAGATTAAGAGAAAACAATCAAATCGTCTTCACATATGAAAACAATCCAAATGGAAGTTTGGAAGATATCGCAGGAATCGTAAATGAGCGCGGAAATGTTCTTGGAATGATGCCTCATCCTGAACGTGCAGTTGATGCACTGCTTGGAAGCGCGGATGGACTGAACCTATTTAAATCGATCGTGAAAAACTGGAGGGAATCTCATGTCACTACTGCTTGAACCAACACAGCAAATGATTAAAGAAGAGAAAATCTACCGTCAAATGGGCGTTAGTGATGATGAGTTTTCAATGATTGAAAAGATTATGGGACGCTTGCCGAATTATACAGAGCTAGGTATTTTCTCTGTCATGTGGTCGGAGCATTGCAGCTATAAAAATTCCAAGCCTGTTTTAAAGAAGTTCCCGACTACCGGCGAGCATGTTCTTCAAGGACCTGGTGAAGGTGCTGGGATCGTTGATATTGGAGACGAGCAGGCAGTTGTGTTTAAAATCGAAAGCCACAATCACCCTTCTGCGATAGAACCTTATCAAGGTGCAGCAACAGGCGTAGGCGGAATCATCCGTGATGTCTTTTCAATGGGAGCGCGTCCTATCGCTCTATTAAACTCTTTGCGCTTCGGGGAATTAACATCTCCACGCGTCCGTTATTTGTTTGAAGAAGTTGTTGCAGGTATTGCCGGCTACGGAAACTGCATCGGTATTCCAACTGTTGGAGGAGAGATCCAGTTTGATCCTTCTTATGATGGAAATCCGCTTGTAAATGCGATGTGTGTCGGGTTAATCAACCATGAAGATATTAAAAAAGGTGTGGCAAAAGGAATTGGCAATACCGTGATGTATGTTGGCGCTAAAACAGGCCGCGACGGCATTCACGGCGCTACATTTGCATCAGAGGAACTGACAGATGCATCAGATGAAAAACGCCCTGCTGTACAAGTAGGAGATCCGTTTATGGAAAAGCTTTTGCTTGAAGCTTGTCTAGAGGTTATAAAATGCGATGCTCTTGTTGGCATTCAGGACATGGGAGCAGCAGGACTTACAAGCTCGACTGCTGAAATGGCGAGCAAAGCGGGTTCAGGCATCGAGATGAATTTAGATTTAGTACCTCAGCGAGAAGCAGGAATGACACCTTATGAAATGATGCTCTCTGAATCACAGGAGCGTATGGTATTAGTCGTTGAACGAGGCCGTGAAAAAGAAATCACCGACATTTTTGACAAATATGAGCTTGAAGCAAAAGCAATCGGGGTTGTAACAGATGATAAAATGCTCCGACTTCTCCATAATGGCGAGGTAGTTGTAGAAATTCCGGTAGATGCACTTGCTGAAGAAGCACCGGTCTACCATAAGCCTTCTGCAGAGCCGGCTTATTATAAAGAGTTTCAGGAGATGGAAGCGAGCACGCCTGAAGCAAGTGACTTGAAGGAAACTCTAGTAAACCTTTTAAAACAGCCTACAATTGCCAGCAAAGAATGGGTTTATGATCAATATGACTACATGGTCCGCACAAATACGGTTGTAGCACCTGGCTCAGACGCAGCTGTTCTTCGTATTCGCGATACAAATAAAGCACTTGCGATGACAACAGACTGCAACTCAAGATATCTTTACCTCGATCCTGAGGTTGGCGGAATGATTGCCGTTGCAGAGGCAGCACGCAATATCGTCTGTTCAGGCGGAAGACCGCTGGCTGTGACAGACTGCCTGAACTTTGGAAATCCTGAGAAGCCAGAGATTTTCTGGCAAATCGAAAAAGCAGCCGATGGAATGAGTGAAGCGTGCCGTGTGCTGAATTCACCGGTTATTGGCGGAAACGTATCGCTTTATAATGAAACAAACGGTACAGCTGTTTATCCGACACCTGTAATTGGGATGGTTGGTTTAATTGAAGATACAAAATACATCACAACACAATCCTTCAAAGCTGCAGGCGACCTGATCTACTTGATCGGCGAAACGAAAAATGAATTTGGCGGCAGTGAGCTGCAAAAAATGGTTCACGGCAAGATATTCGGCAAAGCACCTGAAATGGATCTTGGAGTTGAAGCAGAGCGTCAGGCACAATTATCTGCAGCCATCCGCGCAGGATTAGTATCCTCTGCACATGACGTAGCTGAAGGCGGCTTGGCAGTAGCAGCTGCAGAAAGCACATTCGGTACAAACGGACTTGGCGCAAGTATCACAGTAAATGGCGAAGCAGTTGCTGCGCTGTTCAGTGAAACGCAGTCCCGTTTTATCGTGACAGTAAAGCCTGAACACCAAACAGCTTTTGAAGAATTGACAGATGGTGCGTTAATCGGAAGCGTAACAGAAGATGCAGCATTCACTGTGAAAAACGAAACAGGCGAAATTTTAATTAAATCGAAGGTCAACGAGCTTGAAACAGCTTGGAGAGGAGCGATTCCATGCTTGCTGAAATCAGAGGATTAAATGAAGAGTGCGGAGTGTTTGGTATTTGGGGACACTCCGAATCTCCGCAAATCACATATTACGGCTTGCATAGTCTGCAGCACCGCGGGCAAGAGGGTGCTGGAATTGTCTCGACTGACGGGAAGAAGCTGACTTGTGTAAAAGGCCAGGGCCTGATCACAGAAGTATTCAGCGGAGGCCGTTTGAATGATATTAAAGGAAAAGGAGCCATCGGCCACGTTCGCTATGCGACGGCTGGGGGAGGCGGATTTGAAAATGTTCAGCCGCTTCTTTTCCGTTCTGAAAGCGGCGGCCTGGCTCTTGCTCATAATGGTAACTTAGTAAATGCAAATGGCCTTAAGCATCAGCTTGAAAATCAGGGAAGTATTTTTCAGTCAACATCAGATACAGAAGTACTTGCTCACTTAATTAAGAGAAGCGGATACTCCTCAATGAAGGATAAAATTAAAAATGCGCTGACGATGATCAAAGGAGCTTATGCCTTTTTAATCATGACGGAAACGGAAATGATGGTGGCGCTTGATCCGAACGGTCTTCGCCCATTATCTATCGGCATGCTTGGAGACTCTTATGTTGTCGCATCTGAAACATGTGCTTTTGACATTATCGGTGCCGAATATCTGCGTGAGGTTGAGCCCGGAGAGCTTTTAATCATCAATGATGAAGGACTTCAATCAGAGCGCTTTTCAATGAACGTTAACCGAGCGATCTGCAGCATGGAATACATTTATTTTTCAAGACCTGACAGCAACATCGACGGCATCAATGTTCATACAGCACGCAAAAACCTCGGAAAACGCATGGCAATTGAAGCGCCATTTGAAGCAGATGTTGTCACAGGTGTGCCGGATTCAAGTATTTCAGCAGCGATTGGGTATGCAGAAGCATCAGGTATTCCTTATGAACTTGGATTAATCAAAAACCGTTATGTCGGCAGAACGTTCATCCAGCCTTCTCAGTCTCTCAGAGAGCAAGGTGTAAAAATGAAGCTGTCTGCAGTAAGAGGCGTTGTTGAAGGTAAACGCGTTGTCATGGTTGATGACTCCATCGTGCGCGGTACTACGAGCCGCAGAATCGTCAATATGCTGAGAGATGCGGGAGCAACGGAAGTGCATGTCTGCATTACGTCACCTCCGATCAGCAATCCGTGCTTCTACGGAATTGATACATCATCAACAGAAGAGTTGATTGCAGCAAGCCATTCAGTGGAAGAAATCCGCGAAATTATTGGTGCTGACACGCTGACTTTCTTAAGTGTGGAAGGGCTGCTTGAAGGAATTGGACGCCCTTATGAAGGAGAGCGCCGCGGACAATGTTTAGCTTGTTTTACTGGTAAATATCCGACAGAAATTTATCCGGATACAGAATTGCCGCATGAAAAGGAAGAAGTGCTGACGAAATAAGACCGGGGGGAATGTGTGATGTCAAACGCATACAAGCAGGCAGGCGTTGATATAGAAGCAGGCTATGAAGCCGTTTCGCGAATGAAAAAGCATGTAGCTAAAACAATGAGAAAAGGCGTCATGGGAAGCCTCGGCGGATTTGGCGGCATGTTCGATCTTTCAGAGCTGAATTACAAACAGCCGGTCCTCGTATCAGGTACAGATGGTGTAGGCACAAAGCTTAAGCTTGCATTCCTGATGGATCAGCATGATACGATCGGGATAGATGCAGTTGCGATGTGTGTAAATGATATTCTTGCACAGGGAGCAGAGCCATTATTCTTCCTCGACTATTTGGCGCTTGGAAAAGCAGAGCCTGTTAAGATCGAGCAGATCGTCAAAGGTGTCGCAGACGGCTGTGAGCAGTCAGGCTGTGCTTTGGTTGGCGGAGAAACAGCCGAAATGCCTGGTTTATATGACGGGGACGAATATGATATCGCAGGCTTTGCTGTTGGCGCTGTTGAAAAAGAAGAGATTGTCACAGGAGAGAATATCCGTGCAGGTCATGTATTAATCGGACTTTCCTCAAGCGGTTTGCACAGCAATGGCTTCTCATTGGTACGCAAAATTTTGCTTGAAGATAACGGTCTTTCATTAAAAGAGAAAGTTGAACCGCTTCAGCACTCGCTTGGAGAGGAATTGCTCCGTCCGACAAAGATTTATGTGAAGCCTGTATTAGAAGTTTTGAAAAAGTATAAGGTAGATGGCATGGCCCACATTACGGGCGGCGGATTTATAGAAAACATCCCGAGAATGCTCCCTGAAGGATTAGGGGCTGAAATCGATTACGGCTCATGGCCGATTCCTCCTGTCTTTGATTTGCTTCAGGAAAAAGGGACGCTCAGCCAGGAAGAAATGTTTAACATCTTTAACATGGGCATCGGATTTGTATTAGCGGTTGATTATAAGCAGATGCACAATGTCATCAATGAGATTGAAAAGCATGGAGAGAAGGCTTATATTATCGGACGCGTGAAGGATGGCCAGGGCGTCACATTTGGCGGAGGCTCTCTCACATGATGAAAATAGCGGTATTTGCTTCTGGAACGGGCTCAAATTTTCAGGCTATCATAGATGAAGTGAAGAGCGGAAGACTGGCAGCGGAAATTGCGCTTCTTGTTTGCGACAGACCGGGAGCAAAAGTCGCTGAACGCGCTGAAAAAGAAAACATCCCTGTCTTTCAGTTTTCACCGAAGGAATTTAAAAATAAGGAAGCATTTGAAACCATCATCCTAAATCAATTGAAGCAGTATAACGTTTCTTATGTAGTGCTCGCAGGATATATGAGGCTGATTGGAGATACCCTGCTCACTGCTTTTCCTGAGAATATCATCAATCTGCATCCTTCTTTGCTGCCGTCGTTTCCAGGCAAGGATGCGATCGGCCAGGCTTTTGACGCAGGAGTGAAAGTAACAGGGATTACGATTCACTTTGTAGATGCAGGCATGGATACTGGCCCGATTATTGCTCAAAAGGCGCTTGAAGTAGAAGAGTCTGACACTTTAGAAACGTTATCTGCAAAGATTCATAAGCTCGAGCACACATACTATCCGCACGTACTAAATACCCTTTTCCAAAAAAGAGAGCTAGAGGTGTAAAGAATGACAATCAAACGCGCACTTGTAAGTGTTTCAAATAAAGATGGCATCATTCCATTTGTAACAGAGCTTGTGGAACAAGGAATCGAAGTCATTTCAACAGGCGGAACGAAAAGCCTGCTTCAGCAAAACGGCGTCAAAGTAACAGGGATCTCAGAAGTAACTGGATTTCCTGAAATCATGGACGGCAGAGTGAAAACCCTGCATCCGAATATTCACGGCGGTCTGCTTGCTGTCCGCAGCAATCCGGATCACATGAAACAGCTTGAAGAAAACAGCATTTTGCCGATCGATCTTGTTGTCGTAAATCTTTACCCATTTAAAGAAACGATCTCAAAGCAGGACGTCACGTTTGATGATGCGATCGAAAACATCGATATCGGCGGACCGACCATGCTTCGTTCAGCGGCAAAAAATCACCAGGATGTTGCGGTTGTCGTTGATCCTGCTGACTACGCTGAAGTTCTGGAGCAGATCAAGAGCGAGAAGGAAGTTACAATTGCAACGAAGCAAAAGCTTGCTGCAAAAGTGTTCCGCCATACGGCTTCATATGACGCGCTTATCGCAGAATATTTAACGAATGCTGTAGGCGAAGAAGACCCTGAGACAGTGACTTATACATTTGAGAAAAAACAATCGCTTCGCTACGGGGAAAACCCTCACCAAAAAGCTACTTTTTACAAAAAGCCATTAGCAAGCAATGTTTCGATTGCAGAAGCGGAGCAGGTTCACGGCAAAGAGCTTTCTTACAACAACATTAAAGATGCAGATGCAGCTCTTCAAATCGTAAGAGAATTTAAGCAGCCTGCAGCTGTGGCTGTAAAACACATGAATCCATGCGGAGTCGGAACAGGCGAAACGATTTTTGAAGCATTCACGCGTGCATATGAAGCAGATCCAACTTCGATTTTCGGCGGAATCATCGCTTTAAATCATGAAGTGGATAAAGAAACAGCTCATAAATTACATGAAATCTTCCTGGAGATTGTCATTGCTCCTTCTTTCGATAAAGAAGCATTAGAGATTTTGACTTCTAAGAAAAACTTAAGACTTCTTACATTAGATGTGTTAGGTGCTGAAAAACAGGATCAGCAAATCACTTCGATTCACGGCGGTCTGCTTGTTCAGGATGAAGATACGCTTTCTTTTGATGATGCGAAAATCACAATCCCTACAAAGCGTGAACCAACTGAACAGGAGTGGGAAGACTTAAAGCTTGCATGGAAAGTCGTAAAACATGTGAAATCAAATGCAATCGTTCTTACGAAAAATCAGATGACAGTCGGTGTTGGTGCGGGTCAGATGAACCGTGTCGGTGCGGCGAAGATTGCGATTGAACAGGCAGGAGCTCATGCTGAAGGAAGTGCAATGGGATCTGATGCATTTTTCCCAATGAACGACACAGTTGAAGCAGCTGCAAAAGCAGGCGTAACAGCCATTATTCAGCCTGGCGGATCCATTAAGGATGAGGATTCCATCCAAAAAGCAGATGAATACGGCATTACGATGGTATTTACAGGAGTTAGACACTTTAAACATTAAACTAGTGAGGAGCTGGTAACGATGAACATTCTAATCATTGGCCGCGGAGGCCGTGAACATGCAATCGCCTGGAAGGCATCACAGAGTAAGCTTGCTGAGAAAGTGTTTGTTGCTCCAGGAAACGATGGAATGAGCAGCGTTGCCGAGCTTATTGCAATCGATGAGCAGAATACAGAGGAGCTTGTTGCTTTTGCAAAAGAAAATAAGGTGGGGCTAACAATCGTAGGACCTGAGGTTCCGCTCCTGAATGGCGTTGTCAATGCGTTTCAAGAAGCGGGACTGAAGGTTTTCGGGCCAACAAAGGAAGCTGCCCTGATTGAAGGCAGCAAGAAGTTCGCCAAGGAATTAATGATGAAAAATAACATTCCGACAGGAGCGTATCAATCGTTTACTTCTTTTGAAGAAGCGGAGAAATACGTCCTTGAACAAGGAGCTCCAATCGTCATAAAAGCGGATGGACTTGCTGCAGGAAAAGGGGTAACCGTCGCTATGACAGTAGAGGAAGCAATCGACTGTCTGCGTGATTTTCTTGAAGATGCCAAATTCGGCGAGGCAAGCAGCTCGGTTGTCATTGAAGAATTTTTAGATGGCGAGGAATTTTCATTAATGGCCTTTGTTCACGGTGATGCTGTCTATCCAATGGTGATCGCGCAGGATCATAAACGGGCATACGATCATGATGAAGGTCCTAATACCGGCGGAATGGGTGCTTACTCTCCGGTTCCTCAAATTTCA
The window above is part of the Metabacillus dongyingensis genome. Proteins encoded here:
- the purB gene encoding adenylosuccinate lyase; its protein translation is MIERYTRPEMGAIWTEENRFKAWLEVEILACEAWAELGHIPKEDVKLLRQNASFDINRIKEIEEETRHDVVAFTRAVSETLGEERKWVHYGLTSTDVVDTALSYLLKQANDILLKDIENFVEILKNKAIEHKYTVMMGRTHGVHAEPTTFGLKLGLWYEEMKRNLERFKRSAEGIEFGKMSGAVGTYANIDPFVEAYVCEKLGLQAAPISTQTLQRDRHADYMSTLALIATSIEKFATEVRGLQKSETREVEEFFAKGQKGSSAMPHKRNPIGSENMTGLARVIRGYMMTAYENVPLWHERDISHSSAERIILPDATIALNYMLNRFSNIVKNLTVFPENMKRNMDRTLGLIYSQRVLLALIDSGMTREQAYDIVQPKAMEAWEKQVPFRSLVEADGTITDRLSSELIDDCFDYNYHLKGVDTIFERLGL
- the purC gene encoding phosphoribosylaminoimidazolesuccinocarboxamide synthase, translated to MQKLNLLYEGKAKQIYRTNEDAVLLVSYKNSATAFNGEKKAEIEGKGRLNNEISTLLFEKLAENGIESHFIKRLSQTEQLVKEVSIVPLEVVVRNIMAGSLSKRLGIEEGTPLKTPIVEFYYKNDDLGDPLITEDHIELLEAATIEQVQQLKEAALKVNQVLISHFKNCGIRLVDFKLEFGLTKDGTLLLADEISPDTCRLWDEKTNEKFDKDVFRRDIGSLTDAYSEILNRLGGETACTK
- the purS gene encoding phosphoribosylformylglycinamidine synthase subunit PurS, whose protein sequence is MYKVKVFVTLRESVLDPQGSAVQHALHSMNYKEVNDVRIGKYMELTIEKTERDLDTTVREMCEKLLANTVIEDYRYEVEEVVAQ
- the purQ gene encoding phosphoribosylformylglycinamidine synthase subunit PurQ is translated as MKFAVIVFPGSNCDIDMFHAIKDELGEEAEYVWHDETDLSRFDGILLPGGFSYGDYLRSGAIARFANVMKEVVKAAEEGKPVLGVCNGFQILLEAGLLPGAMKRNENLKFMCRPTNLIVQNEKTMFTSAYEKEQVISVPIAHGEGNYYCDELTLERLRENNQIVFTYENNPNGSLEDIAGIVNERGNVLGMMPHPERAVDALLGSADGLNLFKSIVKNWRESHVTTA
- the purL gene encoding phosphoribosylformylglycinamidine synthase subunit PurL gives rise to the protein MSLLLEPTQQMIKEEKIYRQMGVSDDEFSMIEKIMGRLPNYTELGIFSVMWSEHCSYKNSKPVLKKFPTTGEHVLQGPGEGAGIVDIGDEQAVVFKIESHNHPSAIEPYQGAATGVGGIIRDVFSMGARPIALLNSLRFGELTSPRVRYLFEEVVAGIAGYGNCIGIPTVGGEIQFDPSYDGNPLVNAMCVGLINHEDIKKGVAKGIGNTVMYVGAKTGRDGIHGATFASEELTDASDEKRPAVQVGDPFMEKLLLEACLEVIKCDALVGIQDMGAAGLTSSTAEMASKAGSGIEMNLDLVPQREAGMTPYEMMLSESQERMVLVVERGREKEITDIFDKYELEAKAIGVVTDDKMLRLLHNGEVVVEIPVDALAEEAPVYHKPSAEPAYYKEFQEMEASTPEASDLKETLVNLLKQPTIASKEWVYDQYDYMVRTNTVVAPGSDAAVLRIRDTNKALAMTTDCNSRYLYLDPEVGGMIAVAEAARNIVCSGGRPLAVTDCLNFGNPEKPEIFWQIEKAADGMSEACRVLNSPVIGGNVSLYNETNGTAVYPTPVIGMVGLIEDTKYITTQSFKAAGDLIYLIGETKNEFGGSELQKMVHGKIFGKAPEMDLGVEAERQAQLSAAIRAGLVSSAHDVAEGGLAVAAAESTFGTNGLGASITVNGEAVAALFSETQSRFIVTVKPEHQTAFEELTDGALIGSVTEDAAFTVKNETGEILIKSKVNELETAWRGAIPCLLKSED
- the purF gene encoding amidophosphoribosyltransferase; protein product: MLAEIRGLNEECGVFGIWGHSESPQITYYGLHSLQHRGQEGAGIVSTDGKKLTCVKGQGLITEVFSGGRLNDIKGKGAIGHVRYATAGGGGFENVQPLLFRSESGGLALAHNGNLVNANGLKHQLENQGSIFQSTSDTEVLAHLIKRSGYSSMKDKIKNALTMIKGAYAFLIMTETEMMVALDPNGLRPLSIGMLGDSYVVASETCAFDIIGAEYLREVEPGELLIINDEGLQSERFSMNVNRAICSMEYIYFSRPDSNIDGINVHTARKNLGKRMAIEAPFEADVVTGVPDSSISAAIGYAEASGIPYELGLIKNRYVGRTFIQPSQSLREQGVKMKLSAVRGVVEGKRVVMVDDSIVRGTTSRRIVNMLRDAGATEVHVCITSPPISNPCFYGIDTSSTEELIAASHSVEEIREIIGADTLTFLSVEGLLEGIGRPYEGERRGQCLACFTGKYPTEIYPDTELPHEKEEVLTK
- the purM gene encoding phosphoribosylformylglycinamidine cyclo-ligase codes for the protein MSNAYKQAGVDIEAGYEAVSRMKKHVAKTMRKGVMGSLGGFGGMFDLSELNYKQPVLVSGTDGVGTKLKLAFLMDQHDTIGIDAVAMCVNDILAQGAEPLFFLDYLALGKAEPVKIEQIVKGVADGCEQSGCALVGGETAEMPGLYDGDEYDIAGFAVGAVEKEEIVTGENIRAGHVLIGLSSSGLHSNGFSLVRKILLEDNGLSLKEKVEPLQHSLGEELLRPTKIYVKPVLEVLKKYKVDGMAHITGGGFIENIPRMLPEGLGAEIDYGSWPIPPVFDLLQEKGTLSQEEMFNIFNMGIGFVLAVDYKQMHNVINEIEKHGEKAYIIGRVKDGQGVTFGGGSLT
- the purN gene encoding phosphoribosylglycinamide formyltransferase, translated to MMKIAVFASGTGSNFQAIIDEVKSGRLAAEIALLVCDRPGAKVAERAEKENIPVFQFSPKEFKNKEAFETIILNQLKQYNVSYVVLAGYMRLIGDTLLTAFPENIINLHPSLLPSFPGKDAIGQAFDAGVKVTGITIHFVDAGMDTGPIIAQKALEVEESDTLETLSAKIHKLEHTYYPHVLNTLFQKRELEV
- the purH gene encoding bifunctional phosphoribosylaminoimidazolecarboxamide formyltransferase/IMP cyclohydrolase, translated to MTIKRALVSVSNKDGIIPFVTELVEQGIEVISTGGTKSLLQQNGVKVTGISEVTGFPEIMDGRVKTLHPNIHGGLLAVRSNPDHMKQLEENSILPIDLVVVNLYPFKETISKQDVTFDDAIENIDIGGPTMLRSAAKNHQDVAVVVDPADYAEVLEQIKSEKEVTIATKQKLAAKVFRHTASYDALIAEYLTNAVGEEDPETVTYTFEKKQSLRYGENPHQKATFYKKPLASNVSIAEAEQVHGKELSYNNIKDADAALQIVREFKQPAAVAVKHMNPCGVGTGETIFEAFTRAYEADPTSIFGGIIALNHEVDKETAHKLHEIFLEIVIAPSFDKEALEILTSKKNLRLLTLDVLGAEKQDQQITSIHGGLLVQDEDTLSFDDAKITIPTKREPTEQEWEDLKLAWKVVKHVKSNAIVLTKNQMTVGVGAGQMNRVGAAKIAIEQAGAHAEGSAMGSDAFFPMNDTVEAAAKAGVTAIIQPGGSIKDEDSIQKADEYGITMVFTGVRHFKH
- the purD gene encoding phosphoribosylamine--glycine ligase, which produces MNILIIGRGGREHAIAWKASQSKLAEKVFVAPGNDGMSSVAELIAIDEQNTEELVAFAKENKVGLTIVGPEVPLLNGVVNAFQEAGLKVFGPTKEAALIEGSKKFAKELMMKNNIPTGAYQSFTSFEEAEKYVLEQGAPIVIKADGLAAGKGVTVAMTVEEAIDCLRDFLEDAKFGEASSSVVIEEFLDGEEFSLMAFVHGDAVYPMVIAQDHKRAYDHDEGPNTGGMGAYSPVPQISDAVVQEAVETVLKPAAEGMIANGTPFTGILYAGLILTKQGPKVIEFNARFGDPETQVVLPRLESDLIETLLAILDGKKAELKWRKEAVMGVVLASNGYPNEYKKGEAIGTLRSSFEQGALFHAGTKKSGEEFVTDGGRVLAVIAYGSDLLEAQTQVYEYVSEVASPALFYRKDIGAKATKHVFS